The genomic interval TCGCCAGCGTCGTCGCCAGGATGCGGTAGAGGCAGTACAGCGAAAAGACGTAGTGCGGGACGGCGAGCACTTTCCCAATCGTCGTCGCCGCGCGCGCGTCCGCTGCCCGGCGCGAGCGCATCACCCCCAGCGAGGAATGCAAGTTCGCCTCCATCGTCTCGAGGCCCGTGATCTCCAGCCGCAGGGCGCGCATCTCGGcctcgtcgccgccgcccaTGCCCCTCACGGCGCCGAGCATCTTGCCCATgaacccgccgccgccggcccCCGAACTCGAAGACCCGCCCGACTGCGCCTCGGCCGCCTTCCGCTCCAGCGCCTGAAGCCGGTGTCGTTTCGTGAGGAGCATCTCGTTGGTGGCATCCAGCCCGGCCTCCTTTCTCGAAACATCCGCCTCCGTAACGGGCCTCTTTCTCCGTTCCGACACCGCGCCGAGGGTATGCCACGGGCTCGACACCGCCGCGAACCCGCTCAGCATCGCCATCAGCGAGATCCCGATGACGCCGATCCTCTCCAGACAAGCGCGCAGCACCCCGCCGCCCGCCGTCGCCGTCTTATCAAGCCCAACCAACCCGCCCAGGCTCCAAAACGCAAACACCCACCCCCCGAAAACGAGCATCTGCACAGCCCACGCGAACCTCGGTATCCTCCCCTTATTGTTCCGCTGAAACTTCCACCCGGCGCCCGAGACCACGCTCTGGATCTCGAGAAACGGAATAACACCCACAAGCAGCACAAGCAACGTCGGCACCGTAACCCGCAACCCGACCTCCCTCGCGCGCCTGCTCACCAAATCCGAAATCTCGCTCAATATCAACTCGCCCAGCACCGTCGCCAGCGCAATCGTAACACTAAACACAGCGGCCGCGACGCGCCGCCGCGCGCTCTTTTGTCCGTGTTCGGCGTGGGCCTGGCGCAGGCTCGGCGGGGCGTGGGAGGGGAGGTAGTGGTCCTCCCCGTCGTGGGCGTCGTGGACCCTGGCGAGTTTGGGGAAGATGGTCTGGCTCGCGAagacggcgacggcggcgaaGGTGAGGAGGAAGGGCAGCAGCGAGAAGAGCAGGCCGACGGTCGACGGTGCGTTGGGGTCTACGGCGGCGCAAGCGGACTCGTCGCAGGAGGCGGTGGACCAGAACCAGGGCATCTTgttggtggtgatggtggtggtaTCGTCGGTAGTGGGGCGTCGTCTGCGTTCGCGCGCGAGCAAAGGGACATGTGCGATATGTATCCGTAGCCGAGCAGAGCAAGATTCATCCTATGTCTGCTTCTCGATTGTTGAGTAGGATGAAAGCAGGTGTGGCAGAAAAGAAAACAGACTGGTGTCCTTAGCGAGGAATTAGCATGGCTGTCTTCGACATTGTTTGGTATGCGTTGGCTGGCTTCGGACAACCGTTACAGTGCGACGGCTGTGACGAGAAAATAAGGGCGACATTGGATTCGTAACCTTTGTGTCGGACTTGGGGGCCCCTCAGCCACACGACAACCTGGCCTCAGCTCTCCACTCTGAAGCTCCggcgacttttttttttttagttgaGCTTCAGCCACATGTCTTTGCGCCACACTTTGTACCTCCTGGTCAACTTTGGAACCTTAGAAGTCTGGAACATTGGAACTCGCCCACCTTCGTCAAGAGCAGCCCCGCAAGATGCGACGGAGCGGCCAATGGACATCAGGCAAAGACTCACTCAAGACTCAACAGCCCCATGAACAACAGACGCTGTCACAAAAAGATGTACGACACACCACCAGAAGCTGCACGGAAAATGCAATAGAATTTCGGCCAGTTTTCATCATTTCAGTCTCTTATGGGTATCAATCCACGGGCTCCATGCAGAGCAGGAGGTTTTAACAACTACGCCGACTACCTAGACAATCCTCCCTTGACACTTCCCTTCGGCTCCGCACACACACCACAACTACGGGATATGTCGTCCCAGCAAACTGAAAATGCCCACGCTATCGACCAAACGCCGTCTAATACCACACATGCTAGTTCGTGACCCTACCTGCCTCTCCATTCGAAGCCATGGGGCTGCTGTATcagctgttgctgctgtgtCGCGAGGCTTTGGACTCCTCGTCTTCGTCATCATCTACTCCGCTGGCGCTAGAGTCCAAACTCGACTTTCGTTGCTTGAGGGCTGCCGCCTCGTTGGCCTCCATCTTGTGGAGCTTGTCCATCTGCGACGAGTTGATAAGCTGGTCGCCAGAGAACGTCTCGAACTCGtcctcatcatcgtcatcttCCTCATCGCTGTCGCCCGCTGCACTAGGCGGGGCGGATGATCTACCCGTGCCCGCGCTGCTCGTTTGTGCGAGATTGGATGGCGCTGATTGGTGTCTCGGATGCAGAAGAGCATTGAGGTCGACTGGCTTGATAGTTGGGTCAAATGCCGCAGGCAATCCTAGCGCTTTGGCGACTTGATGTGCCTCTTCGTCCGCCGTGTTGTGAACTTCCACTTCATACATGCTGCTTCTCTCGCTGTCGGCCTCGTGCTTTCCGCCTGTCGCTGACAGCATCCTGACATATGTCTGCCGTTCCGTATCGTTCTTTCTCttattcttcttcttctcccgcTTCTCCGTCGGGCGGACGACGACAACAGGAACAGGCGAGTACTGCAAACAGTACTTCGAAAAGGAATTGCGCGTATTGACCAGGCCTTGGAGGCCACCGAGCGACCGGCCCCTCGTGCCAACGATGAGCATTGCAGGCTGGTGAATTTGGATCTGGGACATGATAATAATTAGCGCCTACTCCACTGCCGTGCGCCAAGACTGCCGCGTCACATCTTTCTACTCACCAGTCGCTGGAATGTCGCATGGAGTTTTCCACTCGCGTACTCCAGTACAATACTGATGGCTCGGTTCAGGCCGTTGCGCTTCAGGATGCCATCCATGACCTTCTTCGCCTCTTCCTGGTATATTTTGTTCGTTTCGGCGGCTCGTAGCTCCTTCTCAATAACGCGCACACAGACAACCTCATCTCCGTCGTCGACTAGCTCGTCGAGTAGCCACTGCAACGCATAGTCGGAGTAAGCATGCTCGTCGACGCCGACCATGAAGGTGCGCGATCGTCGTTGCGCTTGGTACCCCCGGTGACGGACATTCAACGTCAGCGAAAGCGTGTTGTTCTTAGTCGCCTCGCCCAAAGGAAGGTTGTCGAATGCGACATGTGACTGGAACCTGTCAGGCAAAGAGGGTTGAGTTAGTGTCGCCATTAGGTAACGTTGTTCCGAGCAATTGGTAAACGAAAAGACGCAAAAGGGCGGATGAGATGAAGTGTGCTAAGAAAACGTTGAGATCTGGGGATGATGAAGTGTGGAAAAGCGACGAGACCACTGGCCAGAGTCAAGAGGGGTGGAAATGAAAAAGGGTCGAGAGGTCGTGATTTGGTAAGAGGCAGCCGGGATCCAGGACAAGGACTGGGCGGAAATGCGACAATGACAGCTGCTTTCCCTCCTGTCAGGTCCTCCTGCGGGGGACGTCACGGTTGCGCCAGGCTAAGGGTGGCTGTGGAGGATGAGTCGATGAGCGCCCACCTCCGCCATTTCCCCTTCTCTTTGTGAACCCAAGAACACCGTAAAGAAACAGCTACAGGCGCTACAGCGGGGTAGTGGGGCAAAGACGAGTGACTCTAGCAAATAACAGTAACCAATGCGTCATCCAGAACCGGCAAGGTCGCTTTCAATGAGGTGTCGTGTGATCCTCCTGATGGCATATTGCAGCCCGATGAGTG from Colletotrichum lupini chromosome 2, complete sequence carries:
- a CDS encoding universal stress protein family yields the protein MQLGQMQCGFGATLYAAVGFALHAWILQSSTRPEASDQEFNTTATFSAAMPQFRSLRSPVDERFVGRSRLGLHSVSQLPKPPPGADSSVRIGMAGSDQSASGGLVPVMAPHIFQFPSNPAGITTMSQYCHQQASPEHFNLESMSRCGPYLASLIGLQYAIRRITRHLIESDLAAPVAVSLRCSWVHKEKGKWRRWALIDSSSTATLSLAQPPCPGSRLPLTKSRPLDPFSFPPLLTLASGLVAFPHFIIPRSQRFLSTLHLIRPFAFQSHVAFDNLPLGEATKNNTLSLTLNVRHRGYQAQRRSRTFMVGVDEHAYSDYALQWLLDELVDDGDEVVCVRVIEKELRAAETNKIYQEEAKKVMDGILKRNGLNRAISIVLEYASGKLHATFQRLIQIHQPAMLIVGTRGRSLGGLQGLVNTRNSFSKYCLQYSPVPVVVVRPTEKREKKKNKRKNDTERQTYVRMLSATGGKHEADSERSSMYEVEVHNTADEEAHQVAKALGLPAAFDPTIKPVDLNALLHPRHQSAPSNLAQTSSAGTGRSSAPPSAAGDSDEEDDDDEDEFETFSGDQLINSSQMDKLHKMEANEAAALKQRKSSLDSSASGVDDDEDEESKASRHSSNS